In the Rhinopithecus roxellana isolate Shanxi Qingling chromosome 16, ASM756505v1, whole genome shotgun sequence genome, CCTCCCCCTCTATTAATCTACACTGGATAGGTTCCAAACTCCATGTGCATAAACAATTATGAAAATATCCACTAGATGTCAGCCTTGAGCTGCAATGGGGCTTAGAGAGCGAGCATGGAATGGAAAACTCGAGAGTCTTGGTGAGTTCCTTTGCAGTGTAAACTAAGGCAGGAACTGTAGTTAGCTTTTTGTATGAACACAATGGCTTGATTTTTCAATGAGTATAAACACAATAAATTAGATCATGTCGTTCTTCATATTAACACGTTCCCATGGGTCCCCTTCTCATTCAGAGTAAAACCCAAAAGTCCTTAGAAAAGCCTGTGACACCCCATTGCTCCCACTCTTGCAACCTCATCCATTTCAACCACACTGTCTCCTGAACACAACTGAAACTTTTCCTAGAAACAGCTGCATGGTTGACTCTTTATCAGATTCAAAACATTTTGTTCACCTTACCAGAGTCCTTCCCAGACACCCTTTCTAAAATAGCACCAGCCTGCACCACCCCACACATAATGCCCTGCCCCTTTACCTGACTTCTTCACAGCACCTCTCACCACCTAACATACTATATTTACTAGTTATTAGTCTTTCTCTGAAATCTCTGAAAGCAAGAATTCTGTTCACTACTTTACTCCCAGAGCCTAGAAGAGTGCCAGGCTTACATGAGGTGCTCAAAAAAATACTCATCAAATAAATGATCTTAATTCAAAGATATTCAGAGAAAAGGCCATAGTTCAAAGAGgcattaatttgttttcattcagtaGGTACTTATTAAATACCTATTATCTTATTAATGAGAAACACAGTAAGTCCTTTGCACTTAAACAGAATCTCAGAGAGAATGCACACAATTTTTAAGGGCTTTACAAAGCGAGAGatatataggccaggtgtggtggttcatgactgtaatcccagcactttgggaggccaaggagggaggattgcttgacctcaggagtgttagaccagcctgggcaacataatggacctcatctctattaaaaataaagaaaaaaaaatagccaggcagagtgagcacgtgcctgtggtcccagctacttgggaggctgaggtgggaggatcacttgagcctaggagatggaagctgtagtgagctgtgattgcaccattgcactccagcctgggcaacagagcaagccccactttaaaaaaaaaaaaaaaaaaggccgggcacggtggctcacacctgtaatcccagcactttgggaggctgaggtggactgatcacgaggtcaggagatcaaggtcatcctggctaactcgatgaaaccccgtctctactaaaaatacaaaaaattagccggcaaggtggcgggtgcctgtagtcccagctactcgggaggctgaggcaggagaatggcgtgaacccgggaggtggagcttgcagtgagccaagatcgcgtcactgcactccagcctgggcgacagagtgagactctgtctcaagaaaaaaaaaaagatggggagaGAGGTGAATATAACAATATGGCTGCCCACCATGAAAAACTGTGAAACAACAGAAACATGATGCATGCAGCATCTCTCTAGGCACTTCATTTACTACTCTGCCTCCAAATACAAGATTGTTCATTCAATTGTTAGAACCTCCAGATGGAAATGTTTCTGCAGTAGAAGGCTTTCTTTGTGATTAACCCGATTCCTGTCTCCTGCATTtaaacccattttctttttcattttattttgctctgtTCTCAATGACAACAAAGATCACAGGTTACccttctctagattcctcctcgtGCACAATTTACAGTGCTCTTGCCTTTGATCTTTAATTCAGTTGagaattggttttgtttttgttttttggggttttttttggccAAAACTCCCAATTAAGTTTCATGATTTCCATATACAATTTCCCCATTCCTATACCTCATGCCCCTGGAAAAATGTAATAATCATCATCCTTTCTACACAgaattttgagacaaagtcagGAAAAATAATCCACCATATGCACATGGCTTGGTCTTATCAAGCCACAGGAGTAAATCACAGGCTTCCTTGGACCCAGCCCAATGCAGGCTTCTCCAGCTTCTCTACCTTGAGAGGGGCTGGCATTCTGGAAAATAAACAGGGTGGAAGGATGCTTTAGCAGATTATCACTGGAtaggatgatttaaaaaaaaaaaaaacaggtaactAACTAGCAAATCTTAAGTGATTTTACCCTCCAATAAAGGCTTGTCTGAAATGCTGATGATTTCCTTTTATGTAAGACGTACGAGTTTCAAGTAGAGAATACATTGGCACATTTTCCTAATAAATCTACAACCTAtgatttattgagatattttctCTCCTGTTAAAGAAAACACAGTTCTATTTCTTGGCAGCTGACAGCATATGAATGTTTCACTCTGAAATCTTTTCTATTGCTTTCAACTAGAAAGGAACACATCCCATGCATAAttctgttaatttatttcttctccttaTGGAAACTGTCCAAACAAATATGGCCACTTGAAAGGTGCTAATACAATTAAAGTGATACActcatttcaatatattttattttaccctaAAAGAACATATTTACATAACCAGAGTTTGTTGAGACTTTAAAGCCTGTTCAGATAAAAAGCCTAGTTAGACCCTAGTAAGTTACGAATATTGGCCCATGACATTATTAGGAGACCTTGGCTGCCTTGTAACATGAAGCTGTGAGCAAACTTCAGCCAGGAGTAACACCTTAATGGATTCACAGTAACAAACTGAGCCAAACTCTTCAGACGGGGGTGCTCATTGTAGTTCTAAATTTCAGCTTAGAACAATATGTAATGTTCCTCTTAAAGTGATTCTATCGGGGGCTGGAAACCAGAATGAGGATAGAGACTGTTTGCCCTTTCAAAGGTAATGCCAGTCACAGACTGATCAGGAGAATTTTTGAAATAAGAGTCCAAGAACAATTGTTCAGAATACTTTATTTTAGAAGTTTGACAAATAAAAGATCTTTATCCACTCCTTTCAAATTGCATGAAAACTCACAACTGCACTTACCTATACTTTAACAAATGTGTTATCCAGCCTTCGTCTCTGGGCTGGAATCTGTAATATCCAACTTGCCTACCTTCCACTTGGTCCTCACTTGGTCCCTGCGAAGACGCACGTACCTCAATTCGGTGTGTCCACAACAGGCCTCAGAAGCACTACAGGCTGAGTATCCTGTAACTGAATGCTTGGGAACAAGTATTTGGGAGAAGtgtttcaggtattttttttttattttagaatatttgcattacaCAGGTTGACCATTTCCTTAAAATGTCTTGTCCTCACTCAAGAAGTTTTGGATTTAGGAGcatttcaggttttggatttttggattagggatgctcaacatGGAGCAGCTAGGTTCAGAGGGCTCTGTTTAACTCTGCATAGTAGGCCTGAAAAGTGCAAATGAGGCTGTGGCTTCAAACTGGACCCTATGTTCTGTCCCAGAGGCTGTGGTCTCTCAGCCTTCCCTCTCCTTGCTACCTGCTCACTTGAGTTGGAGGTGACCACAAAGGGAAGGCACTCCATCCCCATTGCTCTCCCTGGCTGAAGATAAAGATGTGAGCAGGCCTGCAGGCTTCACTGCTAGCTGAGAAAATGGACTCTGCTCCTGCTTTGCAAACCTTGCTCACTTACCACCACATCAGAGCACGCAGGTCCCAGGGAGGGCCTAAGCCACATTCGCCAGCTGAATTTACTAAAGGCCCTACTTTGGGGGGATTTATTGAACACATGCCCAGCCTGTAATAAAGGTGTTCTCCATTTTGCTGACAATCCTTGTATGAACTCTCCATAAACCAGAAACTTGGAGGGGAAGAAGAATGGGTTGCATCAAACCCACCTTGAACCTCTGATACATTTTTGGTGCCATGACTCATATCTAATATGACAGACATGGCGGGATTAAATTTGAAAACAAGTACCCACAATGAGATCGAggctcttgctgccaccatggcAGCTGACTGGAGAAGATACATGAACCTGGGCAACTGGCCCTGGCCTTTGCAGCTGGTCACAGCAACTGTTATTGTGATGTCAGATGGAATAAAGCACAGCTTTGTCTGGAATCCTCAGGTGCCCAACAAAAAAGTGAGATTAGAAAATTATAATCCATTCTTAGAATCAGAAGTAGCCTCTCTTTGGACCacacaaacagaaacagaaattcgGCCTTGAGCAAAgacacagatgagaaagcagCTTTCACAATGGCCTTAGATCTGCAAGGCAGTTCTGCTTCCCAAGGACTTTCACATCTTGGTGGAGACGGCAAGGCACCTGCTAGAGCCAGAAAAGGGTCCCTTTAAAGGAGGCTTCTTCACGCATAGGTGGGAGCCACAACAGCTGGACTGGGCAGAACTCTAGAAGGGGAACTTCTGGAGTATGGGCATAGTTCCCTTTTGTTCCTTAGCCACACTGAGGGATGAGTAATGAAGGCTGTCAGAGGAGAGACAGAAGCATCAGGAGAGGGCTGTATTagaacattttatatttcctGCCCCAGTGAGTGGCACCACTTGTGACTTGCCCAACTCAGAAACCTGGCAGTCATTTGTTCCCATCACAACCCACAGTCAAGCTGACCCCTCCATAGCTCAGTTACTGCTTTACGTTAGGTACTCCTCTTACCTGGAAAAATTCAAGGCCCCTACCAACTGGTCCGTCTGCCTCTGGTCTGTTAACAGGACATCCTTTAAAACCTCTCAATGGCTCTCTATGGCCTTTGACATAAATCTCACAACACCTTCATACAATCTTTCTAGCTGCATCTTGACTTGAATTCTGTTCTTGACTCAAATGGCCTTCAAATGCCAAGCAACACTTTCTCTAGTTTTCCCTGACAGCATTTCCCCAGATTATGAGATATTTTTCCTCTATGTTCAGCTATCATCCTTTCTGCAATCTGAGCATGATGTGTCTATCTCCTCCACCAAGGGAAAAGTTCCTTAAGCATAGGGACCACGTCTTTCATTTCTGGATTCATGATACAGACGGCTAGCACTTGGGAAGCTCTCCAAGTGCTGGTGACCCAAAGATGAGTAAAATGCAGTCCCTGACCTTAAGAAGCACAGTCTAGTCTAGAAGACAGTTACACAAATAAACTGCAATACTGTGCAAGTGCTAGGGCAGATGCATAATCAAAATACTCTATCAACAGCTTCCATCTCCACAGTTCCATCATCTGATACATAGCACTAGTCACACTGCTGAATTTTTGCTTGTCTCCCAGAACTGTGAGCCTGAGATACGGGATAGGAAAGGGTGGGGAAGAAGGAACTTCTATTCATCTTTGAATCCTCAGTGCCTCACATAGAATCTCTGTGTGTGTAAAATATGGAGTAGTCATGCCCTTCCTAGGGGATGAAGGGACCAGGGAAAGCTAAAATTAGGAAATTGACATTCTCAGTGAACTTGAAGGGCATCTCTCAGAATGAAAGGGGAAGTGGTGCTCCAAGACATACAGCATGGGCAAAGGCATCAAGTGGCAGAGCATTTGGGGAGGGCCTTTTGACAAAAGTGGTTGATTTTAGGAAGACGCCCAAAGTAAATTCGAATTTGAGGATATTCTGCCACTCCAGTCTACCCTCTCAGGGATCCTTGGATGTCCTAAGACATGCACAGTGAAGTCGTGGTTATCCTAGATCTCCTAGCCACTGCTTATGAAATACAATGACAGATTCTGACCTGGGAAGGGCAACTATAAATCCTGAGACAACATAACTCAGAGGTGGCCATAAGAACAACACACAAAATTTAGCAtgaagttttttcattttttattcactACAGACCAGGGACTAGCATGCCCCAAATTCAAACAGAATTGAGGGTGAAACTACAGTGGTCACTCTGCCGATTTAGGAATCATGATCTATAATTTTCTTAGCAGGGTTCAATAAGAGAAGCCACAGTAAACATGTCTCAGAATAAAAATGAGCCCAATGATTTCATGTAATGGAAGTGCACTTAACAACGGTTCTGTGGAATATTTTACATAACATGACCCATGCTTTTTAGCTGAATCACAATGAACTGCAGGTCTTGGTCTAAACCAAACCCTTTAATGGGCATGGAAGGTAAAGAATGAAAtcaaaaatgttttgtatttttatcttgatttgtatttttaacttatgGAGGCTTCAgggcattttctctctctctctctctctctcacacacacacacacacacacacacacacaaacacaccccacAAGTACATTTTCAGCAAGCTGaatgtacttttctttttctttttttcttttcttgaggagtctcactctgttgcccaggctggagtgcagtggtgtcatctcggctcactgcaacctccacctttcgggttcaagtgagtctcctgcctcagcctcccaagtagctgggattacagacgcacaccgccatgcccagctaattttgtatttttagtagagacgtggtttcagcctgttggccaggatggtcttgaactcaagtgatccgcccaacttggcctcccaaagtgctgggattacaggcataaactaccacacccggccttgaaTTCTCATGTACTTTGTTGTTTGCCCTGCTTCTCTAACCTGTAAGCTAGAATCAGGCTATCAACCACTCACAGAAAGACCTGCATCATCACGTGCCGGAGACAGACTTGCACCCCCCTGCTCTATCCTGTCTGTTCTGCAGAAGAGCCTATGTAGCTCTCTGCCCCCTGGTGTCTATAGATGCTGCACTGTTCTGTCTCAGAGCAAGGAATCTTGCTAATGGTTTTATTTGAATACACCGTTTAAAATCTGGTatgtataatttctaaaatacagaTGAGTAAGTAAAATAATCTGTCCCTGTTAcctgaaacttttaaaataggaACACTGACTAGAATATTCCTTATATCAAATGGGACATGTGAGTTTGCAGCCCATTATTTTTATATCAAGAAAATTAAGTTAAAgggataataaattataaatgtagaATTTGGGAATGTCCCAAATATGGGAAGAAATGTAGAGAGACAGAAGCAAGTACCAAGAAAGCAGTACAAGGTTACAATAAAATTCCAGGACATGAAACTGTTCAGTGTTTTGGGGTTGCACAAAGTCTACCACGATGAAGAGCTGACCAGGTTATAACTCCCTTCTCATCAAAATTCAAATACAGCTAGATGTGAAATGTCCCATAAAATGTCAAGTCTGGTTATATAATGAATCAGTAAGCAAACTGACTTTATAAAAATTCCCTGACAGTAATGTTTGCAGAAAAATATTCCAGGCCAACTGATATTTATTCTACACAggactagaaaaaagaaaaagcttgtaACTTCTTTACATTCACTGTTTGCATtattagtaaaaatatttataggacACTAACATCAAATGTTgtaataacattttcttaaattcaaatttattatGGCTCTTAAGAAAATATGTGATTAGGCATCCAAgatttttccaaaatgtcataaaaacattttaaaattattcatttgaaaGTGTTATCCAATGTTGTATACACtttaattttcaatataaaaaGGTAACAAGATGAATGATTTATCATTTTATGTATTCATGTAGGGTGAAGAGGAAATGATGCTGAATCAGACTCCCAAACCCAAACATCTGAGTAACTGAGTCAAATATTTTCAAGCCGATTTATGTAtgcctgtgtgtatatatgtacaactTATTATTTCAACTACCACATGATTATCCACAAAATGATCTGAAAGTGACAAAAAAAGTGAGAGAGCTGATTGTTGTCCCAATTCTTCAAATTCAACAATTTCATCATTTCTTCTCTATTACAACACCATGCTATATTAAACATCCTACAAGTACAGAACCAGTattaccatttctttctttctttttttttttttttgagacagagtattgctctgtcgcccaggcttgagtgcagtggcacaatctcagctcgctgtaacctccgcctcctgggttcaagcaatgatcctgtctcagcctccttgagtagctgggacaggcacatgccaccacgcctggctgatttttgtatttttagtagagtcaggtttcgccatgttggtcaggctggtcttgaactcctgacctcaggtaattcacccgcctcaacctcccaaagtgctgggattattctcatgagccaccacgcccggcccatttctttctttctttagcaaCAATAGACATTGTTCTACTTCCTGGATTCCACCATCTAAAGCTAACAGATAAGGGGAATCTGGCTTCCTCCCAAAGCAGCTATGATAAACTCCTATCAACACTGTTTTGGACAGTTGGACCCTGAAGGGTACACTCAGGAACTAACAGGGATATTTGCGGTCATTTCCAAACCCAATGCATCAGGGCCGACTTTAGAAGCATAGTCACAATTTTATGCCTCATACTGCTCAAACAAATTAGTGCTATAGTCCACTAAAGATCTTAatcaaaaggaaattagaaagggTTTGGCCAGGGAACATTTTGAGACCCAACTAAAACCCAAGGTTTAGTTAGTCTGGTGAAAAAGTGGTcacccaaatatttatttttcactcctGATTCTGTGAACAGGCTTCTGAAGACCAGTTTTAGTTTCTGTCCAACCTAGGACCTTATTGATTGGTGGTTGGGTCTTTTTCAGAAGGTATAACTCTTTCAATTCTGTTTTTGAAGAACTGGTGAGGCTTGTTTTCTCTGGGTGCGCTTCTTATTCCCCCAGAATGTGTGCCATTTCCTTTGATCATCACAACAGTCCTCTGAGGTGGGCAGCAGAGGCCAACCCTCTCCTTTTTCACTGATGAGAATAAGCAGATAACTTGCCCAGGGCTTTCTTATAAGTAAAGCTATGATACTAGAACCAAATGCTCCAGTCCAAAACttcaattttttaatgtgaaagcATCAAAAAAGGGGTGTGACTGCTACTAACAAATCTGTTGATCTGAACATTTGGATGATATAACCCACACATGAGTTACTCCCCTTTGAGGCTGGCCACAGTATCAGTCCTAACCAATATTTAGAGTTCTCTTGCAAATGATGGCTGCAAAGTTGCCCTTACCAAACATGTAACTGGCCCAACCTAGGAAACTATTTTTCTAGTGGACAAGAGAAAGGAACTAAAAAATCCACAGCTGCCgtgaaaaagagtgaaaataatatttatattatcttcaagattttaaagataagaaaaaaacataaatgtatgTTTTCCTACATGGCACAGAAATGTAGATGACTACACTATTCAAACTAAAACTGCATGATTGGGAGTTTCATATTTAGGATACACCTAATTCCTCTTTACGATGAGTGCTTTAAATCTAACAAAAGAGATTCATCATCCTCTACTTTCACCTGAGatttaaaagtaacttttacAGGCTCAGGGGTGGGGATTTCCCTTTCTTCGTGGGCAGGATACACCGGCCTGGCTGCCTCATGTTCTGGTTCACTGAGCTCATCAGAGTAGAGTTCACTGATGGGGCCCAGAGACTCGCTCCTGGCAATGATGTCCACGCCCATCTCCCTGGCACATTCCTCACTTTCGGCCACTGTTCGGTCCTTGCCTTTCCTGAGGCTACGCATCTTAAAAGCCTCCTTTGAGGGAGCTGCAttagaaatagattttttaaaccTCTCCCCTGACTGTCTCAGCCTCTCCCCTGACTGTCTCAGCCTCTCCCCTGACTGTCTCAGCCTCTCTCCTGACTGTCTtagcctctctctcctctctggggTCACTATTCTAGTTCTAATTCTGTTCACTTTCTTGTCCAAATTTTGCCGTGTCTTCTGcatgttttctttggaaaatgccTTCTTGATATTATCAATGCGCTCCTTGCCTGACTTCCTAAGCCTGGCAGATCTGCTTTCTTCAACATAATATTCTTCATCTGAAGAGAGATCTATTGGGGGATCAAAGAcatcatcctcctcctcttcttgaTTCTCAGTTAGGTTTCTGTCTTTAACAACAGACAGGGATGTTGGACACCGAAACTTCTcctgaaggagagaaaaaacaaagcataTTAGTGCTTCCTTTGCACTACAGATCAGCTCTTTTACCTTTTGGCCATGCCTTGTAAATCTTTTCCATGGGCTGTTTATCCTCTGCCTGGTCCTTAAATGTTAGCATTTCTTAGGATTTCTCTTACCTTGgccctttcctcttcttcatctCCCAGGCTCACCCTGGGCAACCTTAACCACTCCATTTTTCAGATCCAATTGTAAGTAAACTCACATGTATTTTATCttcactttccttctctcctaAGATGAAGACACATGTGTGAATGATGGGCAGACTGCTCCACAGTTTGACGTAACACAGTCACCTTGAACTTACCAAGTCCAAAAATCAAGGCCCATCCACCATTCTCTCCATTTCTACTTCTTTCCCTTACCTCTCAGCACTAACACCCATCCAGGTGCCACATAAGATAGAAACTCCTGAATCACCATCCCAAATATTTCCTCTCCTTCTCATTCCATATCCAACCAGTCACCAAGCTTTGCTGGTAATACTGCCTAACAACATGTCcgttccctcctccttcctcattcCCTCTACCAATGTCTTGATTCTGGCCCTTGTCATCTCAGTCCTAACTTCTGCAATGCCTCCTCACTGATCCTTCTACCTCCAGAACATCACCTAAGTATTTTCTGAGAAATATTACTAAAGCATAGCTTTGATCACATCTTTTCTCTGCTTTAAACTTTGGAGAGCTCATCAATACTCAACGAAGAGTTCAAATTGTCCAGTATGATGAGAAGGCTCCTCAGCTTTAGCTAAACCTACTTTCCCACTCTTCCAGCCCAGAAACATACAATCACTCTCAATTCCTCAATCACAAGATGTTTTCATCCCTCTTTGTATATGTGATTTCTggtatcttctttttttcataaagacGGGGTCTTACAACATtactcaggctggactcaaactcctagactcaaggaatcctcctgcttcagtctcccaagtagctggaactacaggcacatgctaccataccCAGAAGTTTCTGACATCTTAGGTCCCCTTTCACCTCTTTTTGGCTTTGTAAATGAAATCTTTCTTCAATAATCCAAGTGTCCCCAACTTCCCCAAGTGGCTAACTCTATCTCAAATTTACACATACATCCTCTGTTTATAACATTTATCACAGTTTGAATTGAAGCTTTACTCAAAAATATGTGTCTCCCGGAGGTCTTCTCCAGATTCCCTGAAAGCAGAGATCATGtgtcttatttatgttttatgcCCACCATCTATCAGACTGTCTTGAACATAGTAGGCATACTCAATGAATGATTATTGGATCAAACAGGTGTACACCTTCCTTCAACAAAGTGATTAAGCACCACCACAAACCAGTAAATTTTCTGGTTCTAAAAACTGTGAAGCTTCTTTGAAGACAAAAGAGTGAAAAAGCTTATATTCTCGGAGAGGGACAAACAAGTAAAATCTATATAGCACGTTAGATGGCAAGATACACACTAAGGTGAGAACTAAAGCAGGGAA is a window encoding:
- the CAVIN4 gene encoding caveolae-associated protein 4, with protein sequence MEHNGSASNADKIHQNRLSSVTEDEDAALTIVTVLDKVASIVDSVQASQKRIEERHREMENAIKSVQIDLLKLSQSHSNTGHIINKLFEKTRKVSAHIKDVKARVEKQQIHVKKVEVKQEEIMKKNKFRVVIFQEKFRCPTSLSVVKDRNLTENQEEEEDDVFDPPIDLSSDEEYYVEESRSARLRKSGKERIDNIKKAFSKENMQKTRQNLDKKVNRIRTRIVTPERRERLRQSGERLRQSGERLRQSGERLRQSGERFKKSISNAAPSKEAFKMRSLRKGKDRTVAESEECAREMGVDIIARSESLGPISELYSDELSEPEHEAARPVYPAHEEREIPTPEPVKVTFKSQVKVEDDESLLLDLKHSS